In Montipora foliosa isolate CH-2021 unplaced genomic scaffold, ASM3666993v2 scaffold_416, whole genome shotgun sequence, the genomic stretch TGTAACATGACGTTACAAGCGTTATGACATCATCTTTTATCCCATTCCTATCAGTTCTCAAGACTTTGGGGGTTGACAGCCTAAGACTaacatattttactctgtctaatgccagactattttactcctCAATTGGGGGCGTTCAAGGGTGTCTGAGATGTCAATGGGAATTTATAAGCATGCTGTGTTAATTTAGAACTTCTTAATCAGTGTCACTTGTGGATCATAAAAGTGGAGAGCTTGTGATGTAGCCTGATAACCAAGGTCACttgcattgtaaaattaatgtgAAATTATTGTagtttttgacattttttctgGGTAGTACATTTCTGATTCATTCACATTTGTAGAACAATGCCAAACAGTCTGTGGATTCCGTAAGATGCAACACAAATGTTAGGTTTGATCATTCTTATCCAAAAGGATTACAAAGCTTGGCCATTCACGGATTTCCTTACAAAGGCAGCATAGACGCTTTCATGATGAAAGAATGTGGTTAAGAAATCAAACATTAGACGGTTTCAttgattttattaatttttatcctGTTGTTTTTTACTGGTACAGGTAACCATGGTGAGGATGTGAAGGAATGCTACTATTATCTTGACTCAACTCCAACTCACTCTTATATGAAAGCACTTTACAAATACCCACAGAATGAATACCCTTATGGCTGGCTTGTTGACGAAAATCGAAGAAGATCACGAGAAGAACCTGAATTTGAACTAGAAGATACTGGTGAGATTACACTTAAATAAAGCCTACACTACTTCACAGTCATTTGGTTTTCATGTTTTACTAATTCACACCAGCCAACCAGTTGCTGAgagaatgggggggggggggggggaatattAGTTAAGAAATAACACCTTACTTATAAGCTCTCCTTTAAAATCTTATAATAAAGGAACTGTCAAGAATATTATAAGGCCACTTCCCCCTTAACCTAGCTCATAATCCCCAGCACTGTCTGACTGTTTTTGTTGATGAATTAATTAAATTATGTTTTTCAtaccaacattaaaacaagcaagtgcagtggtgacagcacttgcttcccaccaatgtggcctgggttagATTCCCAGACATAGCCTCACATTacttgtgggttgagtttgttggttctcttctctgctctaCTTCTCTGCTCTTCTACTGTAACAGTTATTTCTAGGTCTAGTGTCCCCAATAGGccatgtctacctcctcttcaaagtgagtctaagtgtgaagtttttgttttgaaaattatagttttcattcatatgtaaagtagaactaattaagcaatagaggacattttccgtgtttccatagcctcatccaAACACGagagggagttgggagaattcgagacagttatgcaaacccaagatgcagtcgagggtttgcataactgtcgagaattctcccaacttcccgagtgtttagatgagactatggaaacacggaaagaagtgctctattgcttttataaaatattcctcaaagataattcgacaaatgaagcaaaatgctgttttttttacatcttgattgaaacagattttcttgatacacgctcatatttcctaccagccaatcaaaacacgtgTCTGActagataaccaatcaaaatctgtgtgatgtcacagctgtgtttccatactctcatctaaacacaactattgaccaatgagagtgtgcgtactatcgcaattattttataattaccATCATAAAACctttgcacttagacttgctttgatgAGGAGGCAGACACAACTTGGGAATGGCCTATTAGTGCCCCAGTACTAGAACACttgacactcaaataaagtttgtCAGCACCATTATTAATTAACAGTTTTTTCATGAAATAAGTATGATGAGGAATTAAAGGCAAAGTATTGAGAAGATGGcagaaacaaattaaatcctGCCAATGCAGTTTGCTTTGAGGTGGAGAGGATGATGATGCAGATTGTGATAGACATGATAGGATTTCATCTACTCCCTCAAGAAGCTGATTTCGAATTCATGCAGTACTCTTAAtggttcttttttgtttttctgagGAAACAAGCTTTCACGGTTTCAGTCTTAAGCTGTCAGTAGCAGGATACAAAAGTAAacacaaaattatttttctttccattgaGGTATTATTCTTTTGTAGGTGTATTTAATGAAAGTCGTTACTGGGATATCTATGCTGAATATGCAAAGAACACTCCAAATGATATCCTTATACAGATTACCATAGCAAACCGTGGTCCCGAAACAGCACGACTCCATGTTTTACCAACACTGTGGTTCCGTAATACTTGGATATGGGGTTGCAGACATGAAGGATGTACTCGGAAGGCAAGCATGAGACAGACAGGACCTGACACAGTAGAGTGTCGACATGAAACCTTAGGGGATTATTGTTTCTTTGTGGATGTTGGACCTGAAGATGAATTACCAGAGCTGTTGTTCACCGAGAATGAAACAAACTCTATGGTGAGTGTACTTTTGGTATTAAATTGTGAAGAACATCTCCCTTCACCGACAGTTGGCTGGCAAATAGGGCAGAAGTTATGAATCTATTATAATGCTCTAGTTTGTATTTATTTTGGGCACTCATTGCCTTTGTTCTTGTAGACAAAACACAGTTATAACTCCAGTTGTTTAAAGACTGGATAACTTGACTTGGTCTGGTGAACAAGTTAATatccagcaaaaaaaaaaaaaaaaaaaaaggacggcCATAAGTTTAATAGTTGTTTAACTATCAAATGTTACCCTCTGTGAATAAAGTGTGATATTtgattcaggggcacccaacgataatcttcagtgtgttcgggagagtcaaaatGCTCTAATAATTTCGGATCTACATTGCAAAAgagctacagatttctttactaaaacatcacctaaaagattcgcagtCAGGGAAAATTAGTCCCTTACCTTTTCGtatgggatatttttgcaatttttgacaCTTGACAAGGTCATCTAGCCGTTTCGGATGAACAAATGGTTCGGTTGAAGTTCTTAGGAGGTAACTTTCAGCTAgtaatttctgaaatgaagatatcattccctaaaatctATTATGTAAtgactattcccaggagttactgcgtttcaaccgaaaacggttggaaaagtgttctagtgggaaacctcaaccgcttcaacctAAACCGGTTGCAGTTGAAACGGTTAAttccaatagaacacgaccttaaTGTGCTTGTTGGGTGCCCTTGTTGATTGATGATTGATCGATTGCCAGGCTTCCTTCCAAGGTTCTGGAAAATGcaaagttgcttggcaacggcaAAAGCACATCTGAAAGATCAGAGTCCTATGCACCAGACATAACTAATGGATGACATCAATGAAATAAGTGAGTAATCAATAGGTAATTGATTATTGCCTATGATGAATGAGTAATCGATGACTAATCGATAGTCCACAAAATTTTCGGTCATCGATTAGTCATCGATTGCATCGATTAGTCATTGATTGCATTGATTAgtcatcattttcaaaaaatAGAACGTATGAAACAGGGACCTGCCGAAAATATGACAATAGCGGTTCTAAAACAACTCTTAAAAGATAAAGGAATCACGTTTAGCTCAAAGGCCAAAAAACCGGAACTTGTTCAAATATTCAACACTCAAGCTGGTTATGTAACTTCTTATGACGGTTGTTTGCCTCAGTCAAAGCAGTTTTACTTTGCTGACAAACactcaccaaaaaaaaaaacgataacCACGTAGTCGATTCTTGTCAGCAAATTTGTTAGTTTCATTTTCAGACTGGTTGGTTACTGTTCAGTTGTTTTGTTACTACGTAAAGAGTTGGGTTAAGTGAAATATTGCACAATTGAGAATCATCtggaggatacctaaacttcgagccaggattcaagctaggatccgagccaggattcgagctaggatccgagccaggattcgagctaggatctgagccaggattccagcaaggattcgagctaagatgagcttttcTCCActtctcggttaggttaggtctcgaattgGTTAGGTTAGGTgtatttaggttggttctagtctagttaggtctagttagggttagggtaggtctcggttaggttaggttaggtctcggttaggtcttgAATCCTGGCACGGATGCTGGCttgaatcctggctcggatcttggctttattcttagtttatctcaatCATCTGTATTTGTGATTAGCACTTTGCGCCTCGACAATGCAGTTTGCTTTGACAAACTGCcccggttaggttaggttaggttaggttaggttaggttagcaGCAATTACAAAATTCAGAGCCGCACAGGGCCACCATCTGTAATTTGTTGGAACCCCTTTTGAAGAACGAAACACGTCATAACAATTAAGGCACTATTGTGTTTTTATTGTACCTACTATGATGATCTTAGCAACTATCATTTCAGTAGGCACGATAATGTAAATAGTGGGCCCTATAAACAGTATAAGGgtcttttagctttgataatgAACGAACCAGTTAATAGCTGTGGTGTAGTCATAAGTAAATGGACACACACTGTCTTCCATTGCTTTCTATGTAATGTCCTTCATTCACTGAACGATTATCTTATATTGTCATACGAAGATTATTCTACTACTGAGAAACAATACTTTCACATCATGAAACAGCGTGCAGTAGTTTCACTTTTAAGGTGACCATGACACGTGTTTTAACACTGGCTCCTAATGATAGTCATCAAAAACTGATTAATTGTTGGGTGGTAAAAGTGGTAATGGTTCcctacattctttgtaaaatttcaaaatttcaaagcaATTTCATTATGCAATGTGCTCTCAGTAGCCTTGTCCGGAGCCTTGTGCTAATGtggcaaaatgtaaacaaagcttGCCATATTTTCTGTAGTTATGCCCACTTAAAAAAAACCGGCTGCAGGCCTGGAATACTGGTTTATCTCACCTTGCGCACCGTATTTTTAGCGTCTTTTTGGTGTAGAAAACTACACGACCTTTACAAAAGACGGGTTTCATCGTTTCGTCATCCATGGAGAAAAAGATGCTGTGAGCCCCAAGAAGAAAGGCACAAGAGTGGCACCTTACTACTTAGTGGAAGTTCCTGCTGGTGACGAACGTGTTCTTAGGTGTCGACTTACGGCGAAAGATGAGTTAGTCATCGATCCATTTGCAGAGAGGAATTTTGGAGCCATAATGCAGAAACGACTGAAGGAAGCAAATGAATTCTATAAAGTTGCCATACCATGTGAGTACTTCAATTTTTTGCTGGTTTAATAGGCCTCCCCGATTGCGTTCATGCACACTGCAGTTGACACTGGAAGGATGAGACGAGGCGATAGGCCCTTTtagtttctttatttttttgcgCTATCCTCGTCGAAGGACTTAATTTAAGAGCTACCGTGAAATTTGATAAAGTGAAGTGGAAACGCTATGCACAAAACTCAAAATTCAGTTTCGTGACGTGAAGCTGGTTCGTGACAGCACTTTAGAGGGCATGCCATCATCCACAGGCCGATGAATACTCTGCATTCCGTTTCGAAAAGAGAAGCATTTGATCTGCACGATAGAAAATGAGAAACACATACCATTAACAAGAGCGTACCACCATATGGCTTTTATTTGATAGGTGAAACAGTTGGGTCCAATCACAGGCTGAACACTAGAACAACCTTGACGAGGTTTGATTCGAATGATctcttgaaaggaaaaaaaaacagtattatttataatttttgGACGATTCTCTACTCCTCAACAGCTTTGCATACGCGGCGTAAGTAGTGAATTAACACACGAGACATACCAGTTTATAATGCACGTTTTTCCTTTCAGCTGGCCTCACCCCAGAGGAAACCGATGTGTCGCGCCAGGCATATGCTGGTCTGCTGTGGAGCAAGCAGTTTTATCATTACATCATACACGACTGGCTTTTTGGTGATCCGGAAACGCCATCTCCACCCAGAGAGAGACTCAATGGACGCAACTCTGAAGCTGAGTGGCGACAATTATTTAACAGAGACATTGTATCAATGCCCGACAAGTGGGAGTACCCATGGGTATGTTTGGGTCACGCTGTATTAACTGTCGGCCGTCTTTCGCGAAAGGACACAGCGGCTTTTTTACTAGATTATTTTGGGGTAATAAGCTTCCTTTGGTTATGTACACCATTGCGGCGAAAGAATGATTGGGGCTGTCATTCAAAGAGTTCATTTTGAGAGGATATTCTACAGCATAACGTACTGCTGGACAGGACAAAATTGTTTTAGTGGCAGTCTTAAGTAGGATCACATTTGGGGATTAATTAAAAACGTATATATAGCTAGTGCCAATTTTTTCAGCAAACACATATGAGGAGCGCATAACTTCGAAGTGTTTGTGTAACGGTGTTTTTACGCACCAGGTTTTCTTTTGATTGATTTCCTTGCGATACCAGACTCTTCCAGTCAATTATAAGCCTTATATAAAAATGGTCACTCATAGGGGCCGAATCTTATTCAAGAGCCCGTTGAAAAATAGTGTGGTATTTGAAAATGCCGCGACAAAGACCTTGGTATGGGAGTTTGTGGGCTTTTAAGAATACACGGGAAATACTTCTGAGCAGCCTTTTGTTTGAGCGAAACAATCTGATTTTTCAAACACCGAAAAGgtcaaagacaaaagaacaagcAAGATTAATTAAAAGAGGCCTTAGCGTAAGACTCAAAGAGGAATGAACGGAATAAGAGGTCCTGATAGCCTTTACTCGGGCTTCCTAGTTGTCGCGTGTACGAAGTCGTGGGGTTTGTGTAGGACGACAACGAACACATGGTTTTTGGACACAGGGTTTACACGAGCCACAGCCTTCAATGTATCTTTGTGGGTAGTGCGATAGCACTACTACTTTTGGGTATTTTCTTAGATTCATTTCTTTAcctcttttaacattttctgtGACTTTGCAGTATGCCACTTGGGATTTAGCTTTTCACATGCTTCCCATGAGCAAAGTAGACCCTCAGTTTGCCAAggatcagttgttgttgtttcttcgAGAGTGGTACATGGCTCCTAATGGTCAGTTGCCTGCTTATGAATTCGCATTGGGGGATGTCAATCCTCCCGTTCATGCGCTGGCGTGTTTGATGGTCTATAAAATGACAGGTCGCAAAGGTGCGCGGGATGACGAATTTCTGGCGCGCTGTTTCCAGAAACTGCTCATTAATTTCACGTGGTAAGTcactgatttcttttctttttttacaaattaccaGAGAACGCTGAAACGTACCCCACTCGAAAGTCTTTTTTCTTTGATAGTTTGTTTAGACACCTTGACACAACCACTTGAAAGCCTCAGTGACTCCTAAACAATATAGCTGTGAGGTTTATGTTAGAGTCTGTTTCCATCTTGTTTTCTCCTTTGCGCTCGTATTTTATTTGTGGAAACAGTCATGTCTCCGTCTTTTAGGTACGTCCCCCTCCCCGAGACAGTAAACCTGGAATCCTAAATCACCCCTTGCAAAACGGACGTTAATTTTTAAAGAGAGGGGTGTCCTGGTAGTTTTTAAGGTCAAGACCCGTGTTTCGATTGTAACTCCAACGGCTTTAtttttagcctttgtttttCTATTAGGTGGGTGAACAGAAAAGACCCTTCTGGTAAAAACATTTTTGGCGGTGGATTCCTCGGACTTGATAACATCGGTGAGGAATGTTAATTCATTCTTAAAAGCCTTTAGTCTTTTTATCTTAGTTTCTTGCCCTACGTTTTAATGACGAAAACGGCGTCGAAAGGAATTTTCGTCTTGGAATTCAATGACATAGTGATCGCGCGCTGTTCTCCGCCAACTAAGAGCAAAAAGCAAGACTTGCGTGTTTTGCCTCGCGTAGCCTTAGCCCTTGCTCCATGGATTTAGTCTgtgatttgattggttcattttaTCGCTTAAAATGCTtactgtgattggccaaagtattTGCGTTTTGGTTTTAACGTACTCACTTGAAAAGCTGCCGTTGTCACTGTTAAGTGGTCTTCATTTTACTGGTTAACTTTTCCAAAGTAATCGGAACGCTGATGTTCCATCAGAAACTTTTTTTCAGGGATTTTCGATCGGTCCAAGGATTTGCCAATCCAGGCCAGTTTGTTGCAGGTACTTCAGTATCTCTTTTCCATAAAACATTAGTAGTGTTTCACTCCACACCAAAGCAGCACCACAAACTAATCCTAATCCCTTTATTCTACTTTACCATAGTTACTAATACAGGGTACCGTGGCCAAGAACtctttagggaatttaagaaacgacgacagctacgactacgacaacgccacaaagcaataatatcattggttaaaagagcataaataatcgtgctgcacgtgcagcacggatctTAGCAAGTGTGTTTGCGGTCCTCCagtaacgacgacgtgaaatcaccaaatttgaagttttgacgacaac encodes the following:
- the LOC137988373 gene encoding uncharacterized protein; this translates as MLKKPLKRRGTIVIEHNLEETKRLEEDSKREKNWKRWGPYLSERQWGTVREDYSLDGSCWDYFSHDHARSRAYRWGEDGLLGITDRQCRLCFGLALWNEKDPILKERLFGLTGTEGNHGEDVKECYYYLDSTPTHSYMKALYKYPQNEYPYGWLVDENRRRSREEPEFELEDTGVFNESRYWDIYAEYAKNTPNDILIQITIANRGPETARLHVLPTLWFRNTWIWGCRHEGCTRKASMRQTGPDTVECRHETLGDYCFFVDVGPEDELPELLFTENETNSMRLFGVENYTTFTKDGFHRFVIHGEKDAVSPKKKGTRVAPYYLVEVPAGDERVLRCRLTAKDELVIDPFAERNFGAIMQKRLKEANEFYKVAIPSGLTPEETDVSRQAYAGLLWSKQFYHYIIHDWLFGDPETPSPPRERLNGRNSEAEWRQLFNRDIVSMPDKWEYPWYATWDLAFHMLPMSKVDPQFAKDQLLLFLREWYMAPNGQLPAYEFALGDVNPPVHALACLMVYKMTGRKGARDDEFLARCFQKLLINFTWWVNRKDPSGKNIFGGGFLGLDNIGIFDRSKDLPIQASLLQADGTAWMAFYCVIMLNIALDLAVGDQTYEDMASKFFEHFTQISDAINQMSDGVGLWDEQDGFYYDHLSSDTCSLPLRVRSMVGLVPLMACLVLDDEYVKKLPGFKKRLDWFLSNRKDLASQVSYIETGGESQYHHLLAIPTKDQLTRVLTCVLDEEEFLSPYGIRSLSKFHEKNPFSLTLNGQCFSVKYVPGESDTYMFGGNSNWRGPIWVCMNYLLIEALERYDYFYGDTYVIECPTRSGNLMRLRDVALELSRRVVSLFVADEKGRRPCHGNDDRYANDAHWVDLVLFYEYFDPETGRGCGASHQTGWTALVSRLLEKLAKSR